The Pirellulimonas nuda genome includes a region encoding these proteins:
- a CDS encoding cellulase family glycosylhydrolase — MLLLTGESWAADIESVRIAPDKKEFVLFPSGSRYTPWGHNYASVDLLKRLAQNDARVEREFAEMKAAGATVARIHPEMPRILTAPGKADPQALDQLKRLLQLAENSGIHLQITGLACYKIEDRQAWYDGMDEQDRWKTQAFFWETIAQTCAESPAVFAYDLVNEPVAFGKRAEGWYTGRMGGVEFCQRLSLDPGNRTGDDVFREWTKRMVAAIRKHDQTHLITMGMLPFPGVYTAAAEELDFVSPHLYPKSEKVDDEIKLLQKFDWGKPIVIGETFPLSCGADDERAFLLKSRGYAHGWIGHWPDKSPAELAELKRAGRATIQDAIWLSWVDLFQEIGPQMIGETSK, encoded by the coding sequence TTGCTGCTGCTCACCGGTGAATCATGGGCAGCAGACATCGAATCAGTCCGAATCGCTCCTGACAAGAAGGAGTTCGTGCTGTTTCCGTCTGGCAGCCGCTACACGCCCTGGGGCCACAACTACGCCTCGGTCGATCTCTTGAAGCGCCTGGCCCAGAACGATGCCCGAGTCGAGCGGGAGTTCGCCGAGATGAAAGCCGCTGGGGCGACGGTTGCTCGGATCCACCCCGAGATGCCGCGAATCCTGACGGCGCCGGGCAAGGCCGATCCCCAGGCGCTAGATCAACTCAAGAGGCTCCTTCAGCTCGCCGAGAACTCAGGCATCCACCTCCAGATCACCGGCCTGGCCTGCTACAAGATCGAGGATCGTCAGGCATGGTATGACGGGATGGACGAGCAGGATCGCTGGAAGACGCAGGCCTTTTTCTGGGAAACGATCGCCCAAACGTGTGCCGAGAGCCCGGCCGTGTTTGCCTATGACCTGGTCAACGAGCCTGTCGCCTTCGGCAAGCGCGCCGAGGGATGGTATACGGGCAGGATGGGCGGCGTCGAATTCTGCCAGCGGCTCAGCCTGGACCCAGGCAACCGCACCGGTGACGATGTCTTCCGCGAGTGGACGAAACGCATGGTCGCCGCGATCCGCAAGCACGACCAGACGCACTTGATCACCATGGGAATGCTTCCGTTCCCGGGCGTCTACACGGCAGCCGCCGAAGAGCTCGATTTTGTTTCGCCGCATTTATATCCCAAGTCCGAAAAGGTAGATGACGAGATCAAGCTCCTCCAGAAGTTCGACTGGGGTAAGCCAATCGTCATCGGCGAGACCTTTCCCTTGAGTTGCGGCGCGGACGACGAGCGAGCTTTCCTTCTCAAGAGCCGCGGGTACGCACACGGCTGGATCGGGCATTGGCCGGATAAATCTCCGGCGGAACTAGCCGAGTTGAAAAGGGCCGGTAGGGCTACGATCCAAGATGCGATCTGGCTCTCCTGGGTGGACCTCTTTCAGGAGATCGGCCCGCAGATGATCGGCGAAACTTCGAAATAG